Proteins from a genomic interval of Trifolium pratense cultivar HEN17-A07 linkage group LG6, ARS_RC_1.1, whole genome shotgun sequence:
- the LOC123890012 gene encoding kinetochore protein SPC24 homolog, which produces MADSSRNFDVNQLISISNDLVNVLQDPNDRDLNILSQCLQHTLSVSSTCESDLNEVSSLFQDYQNKIDSHNQKIKDARSETAADAELELLQRELDEELEKERLLKEEFRAIGNEFNDLEQQQISLREQKKKLLKIEQEKQRTRMLLSMYASVTNIVPNLDDQSKISGYIVEKEKNAVEKFEFDTSQMTTLDVCNDMWKIISS; this is translated from the exons ATGGCAGATTCTTCTAGAAACTTCGATGTGaatcagcttatttccataagcaaCGACCTTGTTAACGTTTTGCAAGACCCTAACGATCGTGACCTCAACATCCTCTCCCAATGTCTCCAACACACACTCTCAGTTTCTTCCACTTGCGAATCCGACCTCAACGAGGTTTCCTCCTTGTTCCAAG ATTATCAGAACAAAATAGATTCTCACAACCAGAAAATAAAGGATGCTAGATCGGAAACTGCTGCCGATGCAGAACTAGAGCTTTTGCAGAGAGAACTCGATgaagaacttgaaaaagaaCGCTTGTTGAAAGAGGAGTTTAG AGCCATCGGCAACGAGTTTAATGATCTAGAACAACAACAGATTTCTCTCCGTGAGCAGAAAAAGAAATTACTGAAAATTGAGCAAGAAAAGCAGAGAACACG GATGCTACTTTCGATGTATGCTTCTGTGACAAATATTGTTCCAAACTTGGATGACCAATCAAAAATTTCAGGCT ATATtgttgaaaaggaaaaaaatgcaGTGGAGAAATTTGAATTCGACACATCGCAGATGACAACCCTTGACGTATGCAATGACATGTGGAAAATAATAAGTAGTTGA